AACTAAATCATGTCCTCAAACATTTACATCAAAAGGTGCAACATTATGGGAAAAGACACAAAACATCTAcatcaaattaaatatttttcttgatcaaataacatggaaaacaacCACTTTTTGTGCAGTATTAATTTACTATCCATACAAACTacttaatgtaaatgtacattactGTATTGTACATAGGCTGGTCATCGAGGTTTGTACCTGCAGACTTTCTATCACCATGAAGAAAAACAATGACCAATACAGTAACTGAGTACATTGAGACATCAAGTGGTttgtgatgatgtgatgtgatgatgtggctcagttggtagagcatggcgcttgcaatgctAGGGTTGTAGGTTTGATTCCCAAGGGGGGGACCAGTATAAAaaagtatgcactcactactgtaaattgctctggataagagtgtctactaaaaAGGAATGAAAAGACCATTTCAGTTTTCATATAGAAATACGTTGCATTTGCAAAGTATTTCAAGAAACTGGAAAACATATATCAAACAAGTACTTTTATATTCCACAAGTATTATCAAATTTACTGTTTTGAAGAGATAATTATCAGACTCAAGTTACAAATACTGGTAAACACTCAAATACATTTAGTTTAAACAaatcacaaaagtagtgcactgggcctttacgaGTCCTGTACTAGTACTGTGCTAGTCATTGCCCCCCACACAAattgaggtccatacagaaatggtttgtcaagatcggtgtggaagaacttgactggcctgcatagagccctgacctcaaccccatcgagcacctttgggatgaattagaacgaCGACTGCGAGACAAGCCtaaggaccaactccatattaatgcccatgattttgtgcctcacgtcattgctctctctcgttctatctGCTGTGTCTGCTGAGCGGTTGGCCCTGCCCTGCAACCTCATTGGATAACGCTCGGCAGGCTTCTTGCTTGCTGTCAATCTAATTGCAAGGGATCTGGCCCATGTGCCGAAAAAGTCATGGCTCAGCTTCAAGAAAACTgttgctttcaaactagggatttagTGGCTAATTGTGGTAAAACAATAATTCTGCTCATATATTATGCTTTTATGAACAACACATAGACACATCCAGCGCAAAGCGGGAAGTTTAAAAAATACTTTCTTAGTCGccaaagtaccagagcatgtctaACTTTTGGTTGAATGTGACTTTACTTCCGTTTTATTTAATGGGCTTTCTTACTTGCGTAGATTTGACTTTTTTTTGTATATCAAGTCATTGGGCTGGACAAGGGCAAGACACAGCCAGTGATAAAATGATTTGAAATTATGTCGCTCTTTAACAGCTTTAAATGTTAAACAGTTTGAGTCTCCAATGACACTTGCAGGGCGGGGAGATAGCCTCCATAGGGGGAAAGCATGCACTTAGACACGTAGACTAATTACTCTGGACATTGTTTCAAGCGACGTTCAAAGATGCTTCTCGTGCTATGCGCGCTGTCGGTGGTGGTCGTGGCAGAGGAGACGCACTGTGGTGGCACGCCCGACCGATTGTGTGATGTGAAACCTGAGGCAGTCTACTACAAGGAACCACCGATCACAGGTAGGCTATTTCTTGACTCGTGACATGTGCAACGTCCAAGGCATTCTAACAAATATGCAATGCACATTTCTAGCCAGGGTATCTGGGACACTATACCGATACAAATTAGCCAACAATTCactaaattgattaaattgaaaAGTGTGCATAGTTGTAGACAAGTCTATTTGTATGAGTTCCAAAGAGTCAGTAATGGAGTAGGTAATGGAGGTCAATAAGTGCTTAGTCATTTTTGATAAAGTGAAGGCCAACAGAGTGACAAACTCAAGATTTCACCAGTGCCTAAATGTTATTGGATTTGTTTTGGGGTGGGCACAATTTCGCATgtacactacatatacaaaagtgtgacaccacttcaaatgagtggatgtGGCTATTTCaatcacacccgttgctgacaggtgtattaaaaatgagcacacagccatgcaatctccatagtcaaacattgacagtagaatggtcttactgaagacctcagtgactttcactgtggcaccgtcataggatgccaccttttcaagaagtcagtttgtcaaatttctgccctgctagagctgccggGGTCAACtcgaagtgctgttattgtgaagtggaaacgtctaggaccAATAATGTCTcagtttccatggctgagcagctgcacacaagcctaagatcaccatgcgcaatgccaagtgtcggctggagtggtgtaaagctcgtcgtcattggactctggagcagtggaatactaactgccccaatgcatagtgccaactgtacagtTTGGTGTAGGAGGCAGTTTTTAATGGTTTGAGCTAGGCCccttgttccagtgaagggaaatcttaacactacaacatacaatgacattctagattatgtgcttccaactttgtggcatcagttttgggaaaggccctttcccgTTTCAGTATGAAAATGCctccatgcacaaagcaaggtccataaagaaatggtttgttgagattgttgtggaagaacttgactggtctgcagatccctgacctcaaccccatcgaacacctatAGGcttgaattggaacgccgactgcgagccaggcctaatcgccgaacatcagtgcctgacctcactaatgctcttgtggctgaatggaagcatgttcccggagcaatgttccaacatgtagtggaaagccttcccagaagagttgaggctgtagcagcaaagggggaccaactccatattaatccctatgattttggaatgagatgtttgacaagcagtgtccacatacttttggtcatgtagtgcacCACACACAATCCCGGCCGCTAGGGGCCCCCCAATTGGGTCTCCACTTATTGTTGAGggagaatagtagaatacaccagGTGCAATTTACATTTTTTTGATTGTGCATCTGCAGTTTCTTTTATGTCAGTCAGTAGATATGTTTCCATTTACTTGTCCATTGAATAGtgtttgaatttaaaaaaaaatacatttagaaagttTGCATGGAAAATGGATACAATTGCCTGCAATGGTGCGTTTCCATGCAACTATTTTGTCGATGATAAACAGCTGGACATAATGACGTCCCACCCCAAAAATAAAAACTGTTTAAAAAAGAAAAGGTAGTTGAAGggtttccattacacatttagGCAAACTGTACATTAATACATTTGGCGACAGCCTGTATGCTCTCACACCAAtcagtttcatgtctcaggtagcccgtgaaagccagcatggatagactgcaataatttaataatatTTGACATATTCTAATAATTCTCATGTGCTAACCTATCACACCAATGATTAACCACCTGAAATAATTGGATGGTGAAACTTGCATCCAGCCAACCAAAAAAAGCATTCTTGAATGTCAAGATAATCGAAAAACACTGTTTCCGTCATGATTTGTCGTAATAAAGTTAGACAAATGAAAAAAATCCACCCCTATTGAACAGCTCAGAATATTGTCCATCTGTCGTTTCCATTACACACgttgtaaaatgtatttttggcGAAACTACTTTTGTCTAATAAACCAGGGTCAACTGAAACCTGCCttctgacagtcactcaattagccatggtAGCTAGTTAGTTTGTCTAGCCGTCTATCTAAACatgtagtaatcatggccaaaTACTGACTGGGTGCGCAAGGCAGTTGATTTATTTTATAGATCATGCCTCTCCCTAACAGCAGCTTGTACAGGCAACATTCCTGCCAGCTTTTGATTATGGTGACACCATTTATCAGATTGCAGAAGCCTTTACTCTCAAAACCCTTGGATGTTGTGTACCATAGCGCCCTTCACTTTATCACAGGTGACAGGTGTAATACTCCTCACTACATCCGTTGCCAGGAAGTCGGCTGGACCTCTCCAAATTCCCATATCACTTTgtttctcccttttctccccttTTTGTCTAAGCTCAGCTGCACAAGCTTCCAAGATCTCTCATTTCTCTGTTCAAGTATAAAGATATAAGAGCACCAAACCTGCTCACAGGGTTGGTTAAATCTTGAGGTCCCTTGTGTCTCTGCCCACCTAGGTAAATCATCCTTTAGTTTTAATGCATCATCCTTTAGTTTTAATGCATCATCCTTTAGTTTTAATGCATCATCCTTTAGTTTTAATGCATCATCCTTTAGTTTTAATGCATCATCCTTTAGTTTTAATGCATCATCCTTTAGTTTTAATGCATCATCCTTTAGTTTTAATGCATCATCCTTTAGTTTTAATGCATCATCCTTTAGTTTTAATGCATCATCCTTTAGTTTTAATGCATCATCCTTTAGTTTTAATGCATCATCCTTTAGTTTTAATGCATCATCCTTTAGTTTTAATGCATCATCCTTTAGTTTTAATGCATCATCCTTTAGTTTTAATGCCCACCCCCCCATGTTTGGAATCATTTACAAACCTCAATACATCTTAAATCTCTGGTGCCAATAGGGCAGTTTAGAACTCTGAGGAATGAATTCGTTGATATTTGTGAGTGTTTTGGTTTATTGTAATGTATTTGTTTTGTTGAAATGTGTGTCTGTAACTGCTGTATCTTgtagttttatatatttttttaaatatcataTTTTGTGAATTGTTTGTTCTCACCCTGAATGACtgttttacttttatttattcaGTCAGATGAAcgtgtggataccatttttatgccTCTGCAGGCATTTTGGAGAACGTAGCAAAGAAACGTCTCTttttcaggatcctgtctttcaatgataattcgtaaaaatccaaataacttcacagatcgtcattgtaaagggtttaaagactgtttcccatgcttgttcaatgaaccataaacaaataatgaacatgcaccattccatttttttttagtcacatgtctgtggaacttgttcagtttgtctgttgttgaatcaAATATTTGCacttgttaagtttgctgaaaataaacactgttgacagtgaggacgtttccttttttttgctgagtttagcacgagcacaatgactggaagttgtattttttggggggggttcagGTACGTTATACATTTATGAAACATGTTCCTTAGGCTGCCACTCAAACTAAAAAAAAATCCCCAAAAAATACGTACACAAGGAAAATAAGTCTTTGGATTGGTCCCAAAGAGTCCAGTAGCTTGTGTAATGGAGGTGAATGACTGCTtcattctctctgtgtgtatgtgtacacaaATACACCCCCTTGGAAAGGACACATGGGTTTCTACTTATGGCTCCCTCTGATAAAGTATTAGGTGGACAGGTTAGGCTAAGTTTAGGACTGTTTCTACCGCCATGGtgcatcagtcaggatgtgggaaTCCAAGTACTGGTGTGTTTCTTGCAGACACAGGAGCACATGGAGAAAGCTTGCAGGGTAATGTTGTGGTTTTACTAGGGAAATACAAGAGTGAGACACAAACACTTGTTAACATACAAGCATGACTGACAATTGCAAAAggaataaatcaaatgtatttatatagccctttgtacatcagctgatatctcaaagtgctgtacagaaacccagcctaaaaccccaaacggcaagcaatgcaggtgtagaagcacggtggctaggaaaaactccctagaaaggccaaaacctaggaagaaacctagagaagaaccaggctatgtggggtggccagtcctcttctggctgtgccgggtggagattataacagaacatggccaagatgttcaaatgttcataaatgaccagcatggtcgaataataataaggcagaacagttgaaactggagcagcaggacggccaggtggactggggacagcaaggagtcatcatgtcaggtagtcctggggcatggtcctagggctcaggtcctccgagagagaaggatagaaagaaagagagaaggagagaattagagaacgcacacttagattcacacaggacaccgaataggacgggagaagtactccagatataacaaactgactctAGCCCCcggacacataaactactgcagcataaatactggaggctgagactggaggggtcaggagacactgtggccccatccgaggacacccccggacaggccaaacaggaaggaaatAATAAATAACTGAGAATAGATCTGACAGGAAATTGTACTAAggaacatggcagcagcacaaactGTAACTAACTAAAAGGACCTTACTTATTCTTCAATAATGAAAGTTACTCACTTTGTCAGGGTcgttagaatgcataagatactgtatttacgatagcacagcttcgccctttgtccctcagtcttcctgctctttcactcaaacccagccccttcttcttttgtgtaaccagccttcatatctgttccgcccgctagggacgttttcctttgacgtgatttgtaatcaagttatgatttaaatatgtgtatgtgtaattctgtgtgattagttaggtatttagtaaataaataattaaacccaattttgtattgctgattcaagtcctcaactggcagcttcattaaatagcacccgcaaaacaccagtctcaacatcaacagtgaagaggcgactccgggatgctgtccttctaggcagagttactctgtccagtgtctgtgttcttttgcagATCTTAAtctgttttatttttattggccagtctgagatatggctttttctttgcaactctgcctagaaggccagcatcccgggttcgcctcttcactgttgagactggtgttttgtgtgtACTATTTcaggaagctgccagttgaggacttgtgaggtgtctgtttatCAAACtaaacactaatgtacttgtcctcttgctcagttgtgcaccggggccccccactctttctattctggttagagccagtttacgctgttctgtgaagggagtagaaaACGGCATTgtaagagatcttcagtttcttggcaatttctcacatggaatagccttcatttctcagaacaagacgactgagtttcagaagaaaggtctttgtttctggccatttgagCCTGTTaacaaacccacaaatgctgatgctccagatactcaactggtctaaaggccagttttattgcttctttaatcagaacaacagttttcagctgtgttaacataattgcaaaatggttttctaatgatcaattaggctTTTCAAATtattaacttggattagctaagacaacgtgccattggaacacaggagtgatggttgctgataatgggcctctgtacacctatgtagatattccattaaaaatggTAATTTATAAATGTCTACataaatgtctacactgtatttctgatcaattttatgttatttaatggacataaaatgtgcttttctttcaaacaaggacatttctaagtgaccccaaacgtttgaacggttgtgtgtgtgtgagagaattaGACATGGTAAAAAATCAAATGATTTTAAAAGCCTTAAATTCAGGCAtggattgtgtgccattcagagggtgaatgggcaagatatAATATTTTACGCGCTGGgctagcatccctgtggaatgctttcgactccttgtagagtccatgtcccgatGATTTGAGGCTGCACTGAGGGGGAAAAAGCGGGTGTTCATCATGGTATATATGGCTGACTGTCTGATTTTGAATGTGTTTTGTGTAGATTCAGAGGTGTCGTACATGCAGTTGAAGACTATGTTTCCCAGCAGCAGTATTAATCTGTTTGACGTCCGCAATCCAGATGAGTTTGAGGCTGGACATATTCCTGGCTCCACCAATGTCCCACGTGAGTAACACACAATGACCCACTTATTTTGACATGTTTGTAACATTCCTAGAGCAGCACTGTGCACACTTTCTCTgtcatgtttttgttttgtcatattTATTTTCTGATATGATTCATGTTGTCatgtactttttttatttttaactgcTCTAAACCAATTTCCCATTGTGGGGCAATAAAGTGAAATACTTCTACTAACAGTTGGGGAACTCCAGGAGGCTCTGAGACTGAGCTCAGACCAGTTCAAACAGAGGTTTGGAGTACGTGCCCCTCATAAGGAGGATAGCAGCATTGTGGTCTACTGTCAGAGAGGTAGACGGAGTGCTACTGCACTTGATATAATGTGGGCTCTGGGATTCAGCAGGTGATGACCGTTTACAATCACCTCTTTTTTTTGTCTGCTAGCATCATAACCTGAGTGACGTGCCCATACATATGAGTTGTAACTACACCGATGTGctcatctccttctcttctttctcccctaGAGCTCGTCACTATGCTGGATGATACAGTGACTGGGTCCAGCGTGAAGAGCAGTGAGGTGTTTAAATTGCTGCAAGGCCATTCTGTGTGTTTTGAATTCTGCTTATTGGAACAAAAGAGATTTAGAAAGCATAGCCATTAAATCATTCCTTCAGAGTAGGGGAAATGCTACACTGGAAATGACAACACAATGCTAGTCTTATTTCATAGTAATTGATTGATTTTTGAAATGGTTGTCCCAAACCAAATAAAGGTCAGGTGTGTGAATGTTACTGCTTTTGTGTCAGTGTGTATATATTGTATCTTTATGAATGCATGTCTGTTTGTATTTAATTCAGTGTGTATGAGAGTgcagttttctctctctctcttcccttagGCAGAGGAGGCACTAGGTGTAATTTGGGAGAGGGAAAGCGCTGTGACCGTGAAGTAATCCATGTCCATGCCACGTCCACAGGGTCCTGCGCTGGTCTTCTACACCGCTGTGAATATAGGAACGTCCCATTTAAACACTTGGAGGGGAAAGGGGGTTGCGTAGCAGCTTGGCATCACAAGATGCGTCAATCGAAGCCACCAAGCTACACTGCAGTCCCGATTTATAGCCACCTGAGGGCATCGGAGACTTTCATTTCGAGACCTCTGGACCAGGCTCAAATATAGCTATGAAGTGAGTGAGCTGTTAGGGTAAGATTTGTGGGTCTCATCTTACAGAGCACCGGTGTCCGTATGGTCCCTCCCAGCACTTCCAGAATCCCACTCGCAATGGACAGTCATTATGAGAGGCTCACTGGCTGACAAAACCGAGAGAGCTCGTTAGAAATCGAATTTTATAATAGCTGAcgggtacactcttagaaaaaagggttcttcggctgtccccataggagaacctgttttggttccaggtataactcttgggttccatgtagaaccctatgTGGAAAGGGTCCTACCTGGAACCAAACCGGGTTCTGCTGTGGGGACTgacgaagaacccttttagaacAAAAGGTGCCATCTAGAACCTGAAAGTATAGGTTAGCGTGAGACTTCCTATGCTTCTATGTCAGAAAAAACTTGGCGTAGCAGAAAAGGGTGTGTAGTGCACGCTAGCCTGGTTTGGAGCTTGGCGGAAGTGGGCAGTATCTGTTTGTGTGTCCAAATAAAAGTGCTCCTTCAGAGTCCCAAGCGGGAAGGTTGTGAGAGAACAGCAGTACAGCCCAGCATCATCCTTCTGTGTCTCTCTTAACGTGTATCTATGCATCGTCACAGCAGAGACACTGTCGATTATAATCCTTCTCCACGAAAACAGGGTAGTTTGTGTTAGAAACCAGAATCCTACGGccatctcacctgtaaatccaCCCCCGCCTTCTCCAGACAGCTCGCAGAACCGTGTCACAGCATAACCAGTCTTTGCCGTAATGTTACCAGAAGTTCTCAACCCGGTCTGCAAAAGAACCTTGAGGGGGATGGATGTGTGAAGTCTAAATGACTGCTGTAGGTTATGACAATCTTTTTGGATTATCTTATCGTGTTGAAGAATCTGACATCAACGTCTAACTTTTTGTTCTCTATCCtcatgaaaaaaaaatatatatttttttgttcaaGTGGAATATTGAAAATGTTCCTGTTATTTCAGCTGTTTGAGTTTGTTCCTAATTGCTGTACATATTGCTGTTGGACAGTGACCCTGTTGATAATCTACTGGATTTCCAGTCTTTAGTTTGTTTACATTGTGGTATTTGTTATTCATTTCAATGTCCTCTCCCATTTATGGAATTATAGCCAATATACTAATTAGCTCACAAACGTAAGCATATTCATACACTATagaaacaatatatatatataaataacttCTCACAACTAAAGGGATTTCATAATATCTGTACATTATAGGAACAAGTGTGACTACAAAAGTACAATGATGGTT
The Oncorhynchus keta strain PuntledgeMale-10-30-2019 chromosome 11, Oket_V2, whole genome shotgun sequence genome window above contains:
- the LOC118390461 gene encoding thiosulfate:glutathione sulfurtransferase-like → MLLVLCALSVVVVAEETHCGGTPDRLCDVKPEAVYYKEPPITDSEVSYMQLKTMFPSSSINLFDVRNPDEFEAGHIPGSTNVPLGELQEALRLSSDQFKQRFGVRAPHKEDSSIVVYCQRGRRSATALDIMWALGFSRARHYAG